A genome region from Rhodopseudomonas boonkerdii includes the following:
- a CDS encoding ABC transporter substrate-binding protein, producing the protein MTISRRDVLLGGAASAALLPLATPVRAQVKEVVIGVIYPLSGASAQIGVDAQRAFETAADIVNKNYDFDLPMAKGEGFSGLGGAKLRLVFADHQADPQKGRAEAERLITQEKVSAIVGTYQSAVAVTVSQICERYQIPFLSADNSSPSLHRRGLKYYFRAAPHDEMFSTAMFDFFDAMKKKGQKIETLALFHEDTIFGTDSANAQLKLAADRGYKIVADIKYRANSPSLTAEVQQLKAANADVLMPSSYTTDGILLIKTMGELGYKAKNIVAQDAGFSEKALYDAVGDKIPGVISRGSFSLDLAAKRPMVGKINDMFKEKSGKDFNDYSSRQFMGLIVMADAINRAKSTDGEKIREALVATDMPGEQTIMPWKRVKFDEMGQNNDADPVLLQYNGGKFVTVFPPQAAVADAVWPMP; encoded by the coding sequence ATGACGATTTCTCGCCGAGATGTTCTGCTTGGAGGCGCTGCCTCTGCCGCGCTGCTTCCGCTTGCCACGCCAGTCCGCGCACAAGTCAAGGAAGTCGTGATCGGCGTGATCTATCCGCTCTCCGGCGCTAGCGCGCAGATTGGCGTCGACGCACAACGCGCTTTCGAGACTGCCGCGGACATCGTCAACAAGAACTACGATTTCGATCTGCCGATGGCGAAGGGAGAGGGCTTCTCCGGTCTCGGCGGTGCCAAGCTGCGCCTCGTCTTTGCCGACCATCAGGCCGATCCGCAGAAGGGCCGCGCCGAGGCCGAACGCCTCATCACGCAGGAAAAGGTTTCGGCCATTGTCGGTACCTACCAGAGCGCGGTCGCGGTCACCGTCAGCCAGATCTGCGAGCGCTACCAAATTCCGTTCCTATCGGCCGATAACTCGTCGCCCAGCCTGCATCGCCGTGGTCTGAAGTATTACTTCCGCGCCGCGCCGCATGACGAGATGTTCTCGACCGCGATGTTCGACTTCTTCGACGCGATGAAGAAGAAGGGCCAGAAGATCGAGACGCTGGCGCTGTTCCACGAAGATACGATCTTCGGCACCGACTCGGCGAACGCACAGCTGAAGCTCGCGGCGGATCGCGGCTACAAGATCGTCGCTGACATCAAGTACCGCGCCAACTCGCCGTCGCTCACTGCCGAAGTGCAGCAGCTCAAGGCGGCCAATGCCGATGTACTGATGCCGTCCAGCTACACCACCGATGGCATCCTGCTGATCAAGACCATGGGCGAGCTCGGCTACAAGGCCAAGAACATCGTCGCGCAGGACGCCGGTTTCTCCGAGAAGGCGCTATATGATGCGGTCGGCGACAAGATTCCGGGCGTCATCTCGCGCGGTTCGTTCTCGCTCGATCTCGCCGCCAAGCGCCCTATGGTCGGCAAGATCAACGACATGTTCAAGGAGAAGTCCGGCAAGGACTTCAACGACTATTCGTCGCGCCAGTTCATGGGCCTGATCGTGATGGCCGATGCCATCAACCGCGCCAAGTCCACCGATGGCGAGAAGATTCGCGAAGCATTGGTCGCCACCGACATGCCGGGAGAGCAGACGATCATGCCGTGGAAGCGGGTGAAGTTCGACGAGATGGGTCAGAACAACGACGCCGACCCTGTGCTGCTGCAGTACAACGGCGGCAAGTTCGTTACCGTATTTCCGCCGCAGGCTGCGGTGGCAGATGCGGTCTGGCCGATGCCGTAA